The segment TGAATTCACCACAACAACTCCCGAGAGTCTGAAACAAATGTTCCACCTCGTTTTTCCTCTCTGACAGTTGACTTCTCTTCACACTCAGCAGCACAGCCTATGAGGGCTGGTTTAGGGTGAAGCCCTAAGTCCAGATGGAACTGATCAACCTCGGTGACTTTGCCAAGGTGGAGCAGAATGTCACAGCTACACACAACTGTGCTCCATCATACCACTGCCACACCGACATATTGACCCCCCCCGCCTCAGTAAGGCCTTCACTGGAAATGAGTTCAGTGTCATTTTTGAGACACTCACCCACCCTTAAAAAAAGTCTTGTCTTAAAGCTCATTTGGTCAAAATGCTGCATTTCTTGACTTGAGGTTGAGGATGCCAGCTCTTTCACTATCACACGTGATAATTACAGCTTATTCCTTCACAccgtttctcacacacacacacaccaacacacacacaggctccctGGAGTCAGGGGTGCGGCGAGAAATACTGGAACCTTCGACAACAGCTCAACAAAAGCTCTGACACACTGAATATCTTAAATCTGTGTCATCTTCTTCCCAGCGGAATCATTCAGGGacatcacattcacacctcgCGGCCCCCACAAGCTCCCGGTCGCCTATAAAAGAGTCTTTCATCAGAGACCAGAATCCAAGAGATTAGAATGACCTCTCCTGGATTGTAGATACAGTCAGCAAGAGATACTCATCCTCAGTCTGTATGGAGAAAGGTCGAGGTATCTTCTCTGGAGATTCAGGATCAAAACCTCGGCACTGCAGTCGAGAACACAAATTCGAAGGTCAGTTGAACGGAGATTGGTAGATACAGTATGTATGATTCTAAGAAAACCTAATCAGAAATCGTCATGCAAGAATCAAAATCTGTACGAGATATAATGAAATAACTGTCCTGAACAGTTTCActatactttattttaaactgcAATAACCTTTGTAGACAAAGCAATCAGCTGAATATGGcactttacatttattaatttgctCTTTTTAATGTTTAGGCACCATCCAGGAGAAACACTCTTAATTCAATGGTAGTTTATAGTTAATAGTCCTCTATTCTGTCACATGTTCCAGACCATTCGTATCCTACAGGGAAGATCCAGGTCATTGGAGACATTTTCCAGTTCACAGTCGACGTGAGCGAATTTTCTCCGGAGGATGTGATCATCACATCCTCAAACAACCTGCTGGAGGTCCACGCTGAgaaggtgagggggggggggggggggggggctgcagacAATGGCAAATGTCATCTGTGtagtcaaaacaaaaaaaacgcaCAGATGCTGCTCTGGAATGAGTCACTTATCAGGGCAGCTGAATGAGGCATGCTCGCggaatgtaaaacaaaaaggtatgGTGATTCTGGGATGGCAGGTTATTATTCACACTCTGCATGGCAGCAGTGGATGAACAGCAGgatttaaatgaacaaaatgaaagtAATAAAGCAGGTTAATAAATCAGGGGATTGCAAATCTTCAAAAAAACCGAATAATGAAGTAAATGCCtaagatttgattttaaatggttCTAAAGCTGTTATTTAGAAAATTTGACTTTAGCTGCACCACAAAGGTTTggggaattaaaaaaatgttacaaATATTACCTTGTACTTGTGATTTATgagcttttgtctttgttcgATTACCACACCTTTCTATACAATTTGAAAGCACTTCCTGGTTTAATTTCTACCTTCTTCCTGGTTTAATTCCCATAATCTTACTTTTCTCATCAGCTGGGAGAAGATGGCACAGTCACAAACACCTTTTCCCACCGATGCACTCTGCCATCAGACGTGGACCCTGTGTCTGTGACCGTGTCCATGGGGAGCAGTGGGGTCGTGACCGTCAGAGCTCACAGGGTTTGTTCCGTCTCTGTGTGCTCAACACGTttgaacaaatataaaactgtccactgatgtttgtctctgtatttcTACAGATGTAATCTCACCACTACACCAGTGATCCTCCTGTGAATCACTAGGGTTTAGTGACCTCTACCGGCCAGTAGAGGATCACAGAATGCGTCATTCACAGACTATGGGAAATATGAGAAACCTCATCCAGTGCACTTGAAGCCACCaacaatggaaataaaatgtaaaaagtaactTGTTTCGGTTGGTGTGACATTTAGGAATAAGCAGCGACAAATCACAAAGAAACTTGcaaaaacatggatggaataCATTTTTTAGGTTTTTAGCAGGTCTGCTGCTAACTACGAGTTTATACACTTTGGTCATCTGGtgattgtttgtttctctgataTTAGATAATTAGCTTTTTATAAAGAAAACCAACTGGTGACATTTGAAAAATCTGGCCTGATATTTGAAACTTCAAACTCACCTCTGCTAAAGATGGCCGCCACCAGTATCTGCCTGTATAATAAACTGAGTTACTAACTTTAGGAACAGGTTATTCTCTGGCTTTTTCAAACTCTGCCAGTTTTAACCATTATAACAACAAAGGATTACCTCTAGGACCCACGTGTGTGATAATACATTGAGAGACACGAAGTAAGTAAAATCCTGTGTGATTAATGCACCATTTCCAcacttatttactttatatgaaCCTATTTATTTAGACTGCGACTATTTTGAGATGCGTATCATCTGTTTTGAGGCTTTTTAGTTTCAACTACAACTCGTGTCTTAAATGTACCGGAAATTCAGCTTTTTGAGAGATTAGCTCCATAAAAGTTGTGATGGACGACTTCTTGAAGCACCTGAAGGCAACACGACAAACAGGCGGAAGTGACGAGAGCGGTTGTCATGGGATGTTTTGGTTTACGGAAGTGTTTATGAGGCGGCTCCAGTTTTACGCACTAACTTCTGCCCACAGTTATTTAAAGCTCTTTATAGTTAACACGACATGTTGTGATATCCACAAGCTAACACCACTTAGCTTTAAACACTCGTCTGCCTGCTCCGTGTGATGCTACCTCCGTTAGCTTCAGAGCTAACAACATGGCAGATGTCCCTGCTCCTGGATCAGTCGTAGTCAGTGACTGGCATCGATGTAAAGACAGCAAAGAATATTTCAACAAGATCCTGCACAAGAAACGACGCAAGAACTTCGGTAGGATTAAGAATCGGTTGATAAATACACCGCAGTGCAACACGTGGTTTTACTTAAGTACTGGAATACAAATTGAAGTTACTCGAGTATTGAATGATATGTTTGAATACTTGTATGCTTACATACATAATCTTCTCATGTGTTGGCATTACCATATTTTCTGTTGGTTGAATAATTTTCTTGGCCATCTTGATTTGGAGACTGTAAAAGTTAAATCATGGAAAGTAtgagaaaacatttacatattaaaCCCCAAGAGAGAAACACTATTGGTCATTTTAAAACGTGTTTTCCAGGCTTGTTGGAGTCTCCAGTGATGCCCCCGCATGCAGCTGTGGACACGGTTCATTATAAGATCTTCATCTCTGGAAAGAGTGGAGTTGGTAAAACTGCTCTGGCTGCACGACTCGCAGGCCGCAATATTCCACCTGTGCACTACGAGACTACAGGTGGGTCCCTGCCCCGACTTTGCAACAGGCTCCTGAACCAGTGTGACTTAGTGgaatactttttaaataaatcaaaccacTTAAAACTGTAATATCTTTACACAGGGTCCGACTAATGTGCATCTCCTGTTATTGAAGGTATTGAGACGACCGTGGTGTATTGGCCGGTGAAGCTGAGAGAAAGTGGACGAGTGCTTTTCTTCCGTCTACAGCTGTGGGACTGTGGAGAGAACGCCTTGCGTAGATTTGACCATTTGCTTCCggtatgtataaatataaagtttttttctttatacaaCCGAGTTGTGAACGACTACATTTGTATCAAAAGTACTTTGGAATCATCACATAGACCTAGTGTCCCATCCCTGTCCTGTGTCTTTCAGTCCTGTAAGGAGCAGGTGGACGCCgtccttttcctgttttccttcaCTGACAGGCCGTCCTTCGACGACCTGTCAAATCAGATTGGGAAGTGGACCGGGCCGTCTGTGGGTCGAGTCGCAAAACTGGTGGTCGGCACCAAGTATCCTTTTGTGTTCTTTTATAGACAGTTTCAGTTGAGCACTTTAACTCGTAAGCTTTTTAAACTTTCAAGATATTTATAGTCATTTTATTAAAGTAACGATCACAGTTATGTACTCATGTCAAAGGGTTTGGTCACCAGTTCATTCAATATACACAGGAGTAACTTGTGCTACTCATATTGTACATACAAATTAAGGATATGCAGCTGAAACACTGTCATTTACCctaaggttttttttaaactaagtAAATACAGACATGCATTGGTCCTTAATTCTGGTTTAGATTTGATCTCTTCATGCACTGTGACGTGGCAGAGAGAGACGTGAGGGACTTTGAGGAGACATGGAGTTTGCCGCTGCTGCGTGTGGGAGGGGAGGTGAGCGATG is part of the Hippoglossus hippoglossus isolate fHipHip1 chromosome 5, fHipHip1.pri, whole genome shotgun sequence genome and harbors:
- the LOC117761624 gene encoding heat shock protein beta-7-like isoform X2, with amino-acid sequence MEKGRGIFSGDSGSKPRHCSREHKFEGKIQVIGDIFQFTVDVSEFSPEDVIITSSNNLLEVHAEKLGEDGTVTNTFSHRCTLPSDVDPVSVTVSMGSSGVVTVRAHRM
- the LOC117761624 gene encoding heat shock protein beta-7-like isoform X1, which gives rise to MEKGRGIFSGDSGSKPRHCSREHKFEDHSYPTGKIQVIGDIFQFTVDVSEFSPEDVIITSSNNLLEVHAEKLGEDGTVTNTFSHRCTLPSDVDPVSVTVSMGSSGVVTVRAHRM
- the cplane2 gene encoding ciliogenesis and planar polarity effector 2 yields the protein MADVPAPGSVVVSDWHRCKDSKEYFNKILHKKRRKNFGLLESPVMPPHAAVDTVHYKIFISGKSGVGKTALAARLAGRNIPPVHYETTGIETTVVYWPVKLRESGRVLFFRLQLWDCGENALRRFDHLLPSCKEQVDAVLFLFSFTDRPSFDDLSNQIGKWTGPSVGRVAKLVVGTKFDLFMHCDVAERDVRDFEETWSLPLLRVGGEVSDGLGDVALLLNCLAEQLWHQDCVTAGSARHPSQQEAVTLL